ggggcctggtgtggggctgggactcctcactccggagatatccctcccaaatttttatccaccacacatgggtgcgGGACCAACCTGTTTtacatctctgccccttctactaaTCTGAATGGATGTGGGTTCTTTAATTCCATAgacagacttccattcaactcaatttctgatgattctgagtgatggttgttctatattttagttgtaattttgatgtggttgtgcgaggaggggaGCCATGTTTACCTAATCTGCCaacttgactggaagtccattcccttgtgattttttaaacaactttattgaagTTGTGAATTTGCATTCCATCAAATTCACTCTTCTtcagtgtacaattcaatgacttTTAGTAAAGGAACTCTGATACTTTTTTGCCCAGCTTCCCACATGAAGCAGAATTGTGTTCTCTCCTCCAGGCTGTGCCCCTGTTGCCCTTGGTGAATGCTTCTGTGACCTTTTACCATACCATAGCAGAGTGCTTTCTTTATCTGTGATTTCCTGCCCGCCCTCCCCTTAACCTTGTACTCCACCCCCTCACAGCACCAACATACAGTCAGGGCTCTGTGCATGCTGATTGAGTAGAGAGTTTCCTTGTGGCCAAGACGAGAAGCTGAGGGAAATTCTGGAAACTCTTATCTGTCAGGATAATGATAAGAAGCTCatcatatgcatatacatatatacatattcatacacatatacatatacatatatatttctaatcTCTTTTGGAGGGACCTTGCCCATTATCTAGTCCAGCAATTCCCAAATAGGATTGTTCATCAGAAGCAACTGGAGGGCTTATGCAGACATGGGtaactctgccccacccacagagATTCTGAGTAGGGAGGCCTGGGTTAGGCCCGAGAACCTACACTTCTGACaaatttccaggtgatgctgatactgctggtccagggaccacagtCTTAGAACTGCTCCCTGCTCTGGCCTAAGCCCCTGATTTCATGGATGAGGAGCCCAAGGCCTAGAGAAACGAGGCCATGTTCTAGGATCTGTCCCCAAGTGGGGGCTAAAACCCAGCCCTGCGTCCTCCACTGCTGGTTCCTGTGCCCTGACCTCTGTCTGCTTCCCCCTCTGGCTTCGGAGAAGCGAGATGAGGGGTGCAGAAGGTCAGAGCTTCTCcacaggcctggcccccagctgAGGAGGGGTTGCTGAGGGAGAGGAGAGCGGAATGGGGGAGAGCCTGAAGGGAGGGGAACGGGAAGGAATGGCCAGGGCAGGCCTGCAGGAGGTGGTGAGGGCTGACAGGCTATTCTCACTgcagttggggggagggggggcccgCTGCAGGCTCAGCTGCAGCCATTTATCTCACGGGCCTGCCTGAGACAGCTGACAGAGGGAGCAGGCAGCGAGCCCCGCCAGAGACCCGGGCTCCTTCCGCCGAGTGATTTATCTCTCAGCTTCATCTGGCAAACCTGCTGATGAAACGAGTCTCCTTTTTTCTCCGCCTCATcaattttcattctcatttcattttccttttccgtTAGAAGAGGTTTGGCCTTTCTCCTTGTTTAACTGGTCTTCCCGTTGGATCCACCACTCTTTCTCCTCCGCCATCCAGACCCCAAACCCTCTCCCCAGCACCTCCCCTCATCCTCACCCCCATGTCCCAGGGATCCCTCCCTCTGTGCACCAAAACTCCCCCCATTCACCTCAAACAAGACTGGAAGACCAATCGGTGCTTCCCTTTAGTTCTGGgaccacagagtcacagagctgtcCTGGAGCGGCCCACAGGCTGAGAAAAGAGATGGCCCTCATGCTGGATGTGGATTCTTAGAGGATACCAGGAGGGGCAAGGGGTTGAttaattggggtgggggaggggatggctgggatAAGGGACAACTTCAGAGAGGTGCAGTGTGAACTGAGACTTCAGAGATGGGAAGACATTCCTGAGATACACAAATGAGGAAAGGAACTTCTGTGCAGGGACCCTGCGTGTGCAAAGGCACTGGGGCAGCAAAGAGTATTGCTTTCATCTCTCTGaagcctccccctcctcctcctgcctttgTGCCTTGTTCCCAAGGATCCACTATGTCTAAAGGGATATCCTGGGGTCCTGGCTTCAGGAGTGAGCCTTTCAGGAATGCTCTAGGGCCTGCCCAGCACCTGCACTTGATTCTAGAAAGAACAGGGGGTATTACCAGTACggagagggaggctggagagagaggctcatGGATCAGCAGGTGGGCTTGGCTGCCCCTCAGGCTTGTGACTGTGGCCAGTGTGGAATGACTGAGCTGGGACATTTGGAACTCTGTGGGAGGGGGCCTCTCCACCCTCCCAGGGAGCAAGCCCCTGGGGAAATGAGGAGCTACTGAGCTCAGCCAGGAGGAGCTGGGTTGTGTACTGGGTGAGGGTTGTGTCAGACATCCGTGATCCATAGATGAATTGAGCTGCCCGGGAGACTAGAAATTAGCCCCCAGCTGGAATGCTTATATTTGACCCAGGAGAGGACAGCTGCATCAGGAAGGAGTGTCAGCTGTGGAGGAAGGGGTCCTAGGAGAGGCTGCCTGCCTTAGAAGCCACGTGGCCATCTGGTGCTGACCTGGTGCAAAGGTGGCCTCGAAGGCAGGAATTGTGCctcagataaactgagagggatAGAAAGGGAAGGAGACTCTACTTCTAGAGCACCAGGCGCTTGCCATGTACTCTCCCATGAGGTAAGAGAACCTAAGAGGGCATGCTCAAGGTTACACAGCCAGCCCCGGGATTCACGTACAGAGGCGCCTCTCATGAGCCAGGAGCGTAAGCCCTCAGAGAGCCCAGGATTTCCAGAGCGGGAGCTGAAGAGAGCTCCAGCAGGGTCAGGATCATTATTGGATCGTGTTGAATCCAGAGGCAGAAACCTGAGCCAGACAGGAGTGCCTTCTCCACCTGAGGGCAGGGTTACAGTggtggccaggggccagggagtCAGGGCGTGTGCCTGAGGGAGGGCTCTGGGAGCCACCCCGAGAAAAAGGGGGTGCCAGGGGCCTGAGCCCAGACTCTGATCCACCTGGCCTTCAGGAGTTCTGAAATATCagtccccttcctctctccctgctctgccttttgcctttcttcccttccttccacagaTGTCTTCTtctgagctcctactatgtgacACAGTTGGGGGAACTGGCACCTTGGAGCATAGTTCCTTCCCCTGAGGGGCTCACAGTCtgatgggagagacagacagacaagtcAACAGGCAGTTTCTGATGGAGGGCTGCTggggaggagcccaggagagggaagggtggagggggTCAGGCCGCGCATGCAGTGGGACTCAGCCTGGCACTGCTCTCTGCGCCTGGCAGGCTGGCTCCACCCCCTGTAGTCCTTTTGGTGCTGCAACCAGACAGAAATGATTTTGTGTGCTCCCTACTGGCGCCTTCCACTCCTAATTGTGAGGCAACCAGGCAGGCTTCCTTCCAGGCCACAGAGCCCACACCCCGTGTCTGGGCCAGCCGGGAGACCTGGGGACAagtccctccctcccaggcccaggAAGGGGTTTGTAATGGAACACTGCTTCTTCTCActccagagaggaggggaagggagaggtggaCATGAGACAGCTCACCTTTCCCCAGGGGGTGccctccagtttccttccctgctctcctccAGGACCCTCTCAATCACCCACTCCTGGATGTCAGCTTCTGGCACCAGAGGCGTGGAAATGGAAAAGGCTCACAAATGAAACGCACCTGAACTCAAATCCTGGCCCGGCCACATTTTGCTGTGGGACCTTGATCTGATCTCTTGGCTCCCCTGAGCTTGGGGTTTCTCCGGTAAAAAGCAGCCCCTCCCAAGGTTGTCAGGAGGATGGGACGAGGTATCCAGGGCAGCCAGCAGATAGAGAtcctggcacagaggaggaatGTCACACCTTTCTTCTGGGACTTTGCTTTATGTCATCTTTCCAGTGGTGTCAGCTGGAGTGGAAAGGCCTCAACTTACTGAGAGAGACGCTGAGTAGAAGAGTGGTTTTCAGAGCTTTCGTATCTGCAACCAAGGCAAAGAATGCATGACCCTTCCTCATGTCCCCGTACATAGTGAGcgagtgtgtgtgtaaaataggGGGAAAATGACATCTCAAAAGAAGGGTTAGTCTCGCTATATACAATGCACTCTgacactttctattttctttctttttttaaaatgtggattgtgatccactttaaaaaatgttttattgatctagagagaggaaggggaagggaggggggagagagagacagaaagagaaacatcagtttgtggttccccttatttatgcattccctggttgattcttgtatgtgccctgactggggatggaacctgcaacctgacGTATTAGGACAaagctttaaccaactgagctactggccagggcctgtgacccactttaaattgttttcatgaCCCACTAATGGGTTGACCTTCACAGTTCACAGCAGTAGAATGCCTCCCACCCTGCAAGGGAAGTCTGCACTGCACTAGGCTCTGGGGGTCCGGAAATCAATAACAAATCATCCTGCCCTCGAGGAGCCCCCAGCCTGGCTGGGAAGACAGACCTGCAGCCTGACAGCAAGATGGAGAGCTGTTCAAAGTCTCTGGGACCGCAAGGGGAGGGGGAGTAACTGCCCTTCCCGAAGGAGTCGGGGAAAGCCTCACGGAGGTGGCATTTGGGATGGGTATTTGTGGCTGAAGAGGAGTTTGGTAGTTGAGGCTGCTTCTCAGGCAGCATGAGATGCCCCAGGCATAGCAAGTCTGGGAATGAGAGGGTCACttaagggaggggaagagggaccAAAGAGCACGGGGTGTGGGGTGAGGTAGGAGAGGGACAGGTAAGGATGGCAGAGGTTTGCAGTCTTGGAGAGGGGTGAGCCTGACAGGGATGGGACTGAAGCAGCAAGAGCAGGCTTGGTGGGAGAAGATGGAGATGTTTAGGGCAAGTCGAGTGTGAGGAGCCTTTGAGACAGGCAGGTAGAGAGGTTGGGGCAGTTAGAAGTGAGTCTGGGTCCCTCAGTCCTGGCTACCTGTTGATTTGTCCTCTTGCCTTGTGCCCCGGAACTGTGCGATGAGAAGacctcagggtctgctgcagaaAGGGCAGCGAGCAAAGCTGTCACAGGCGGCGACCAGGGTCCCGAAGGGCTTCGGGGAAGAGAGGCTGGCTGAGGGCCACAGGGCGGCGAGGGGTGCAGGGGCCAGGAGGTCGTCCTGCCATCTCCCAAGGCGGCCATCTCCTCGAGGAGGCCTGGCACTCTCAGGCCGCAGGATTCTAGCCAGAGCAGGGCCCTAAAGCGCAGAGCAATCTCTAGAAATGGGAATTACGGAACGAGGAAGAGGACTCAGTCCCCCTTTCTGGAGATGGCTGATTAAGTTTGAGACCCTGAGAAACTATAGCCCTCAGGAAACAGGCTGAATTAAGTGAATTTCAAGTCCGAAGTTCTGGCATTCCCTAAAGTTTCCAAACACCGTGGTCCCAAGGTGTGatggaaaaggaaggggaagtttgggttaaaaagataaaactgattGATGGTGATAGAAGTCAGGACAGTGGCTAACTCCAGATGGGGCTGGATATAACCTAGAAAGGCACCTTCCTGAGAACCTTCCAGAATGCTGGAAATATTTACACCTCGATCTGAGTGGTGTTATACTGGTATCCGCAGATCTGATACCAGTATAACACCACTAGAAATTCACCCGGCTGTATACTTAGAATTAGGGCTATTTATGCACTCTCCTGTAAAACGCTATACCTCGACAATATTGATTACAAAAGGTGAGAGATGAGACGTAGGCAGTAAGACGGAATGAGAGGCAGCATAGCATGAAGGGGCGAATCAAGGGGACTAACAAGCACTGCCCAGCCCTTCCGCCCACAGCTGTTCTGCGAGCAGCAGTGTCTGATCCCAACTTCCCAGCAGGAGTATTTGTGGTTCAGAGGGCTACCCgctgtgcccaaggtcacacagagagaggcagagccaggctcAAACTGATTGCATAGTGCAGGGTCCTATGCTCTACCTTTGCATAAGTTATGTATGGAATTCAGACTCTGGAAGACTGGATAAACGCTCGGCCGTCGGAGGTCTCCGTCCTAGTTAGCTGTGTGTGATTAAAGGAGAGGTGGGTGTGAGGGGCCATGCTCACCTCCCAGGAGGAGCAGAGGCCAGGTGTACAGATGGAGggctggcctccctccctctgcatcCCTTCCACCCAGCGCTTATCTGCTGGTGAGGAGGCCGGAGTTTATCAACGCTACACTCAATTATGCTGCCCATCTATCTCTGCAGCTCTAGGGGACCTAGCACTGAAGCTGCGAAGCCAGGCAATCCATCACCGCCTGCCCGCTCCTCCCTACAGACCCATgctcccaggggtggggtggaggcgccagggaggggagaggagggtggaggaaggcagcagaggctggaggagTGGCAATTTAGATGTGGCACAACACTGGGactgtgctgggggcagggctgtctCCTGACAACAGCTTCTCCAAATCTCTTCATTTAGAGCTTTGCCAAGGGTCTTAGTTGAATAATCAACTCCACATTTTCTGCTAAATCCAGagcagcttcctggaggaggtgaatCCAATGAGGCTTGCAACAGAAAACTTGCCCCTGGAGTGGGCAATCTTGCTTCCCTGACTGTGGCCCCTGGGCTTTCTGATTCCTGTCACTGAAGGCTGTGGCCAGCAGTGCTGGCAAAGAAAGCCGCCCCCAGCCCCTAGTCAGAAGGCAGGCTAGGGTCTGTGTGAGGCCTGCCTGCTCTGTTTGCCCCTGATGTTCCCTGTCCAGGCCACACTCACATAAGAACAGTGTCTTCCCAATGCTGCCTCGCTGGTAAGTCACACTAGAGTTTAGGAATGGTGTCTTAGGGGCCTGGCAGGTAGCCAGGGAGGAGGAGCTCAGGACCCAGGCCATCTCTGAAGGGACTTGCACAGGAGCCTGCCACACTGGGCCAGCCCTGTGCTTTGCTGCTATAAGGCAGGCCTTGATCCTCCAGGTAGCGAGCATTGGCTGGGGTGGCGGCTCTGGTTATGGAGTcaaagacctgggtttgaattctgatcCCACCATGCAGAAGCTGTGCAACCTCTGACAAGTCACgaacctctcagagcctcagttgcTACCCTGCAAAAAGAGACGaaatccctcctctgcccacaggCGGGGCTGTGGGAAAATTACCTATTTCACTATTTGTGTCCACTCACAAGTACCCTCTCCTGCTCAGTCCTCACACCACACTGTGGACACAAAAGGCATGTAAGACATGGCCCTGCTGCTGGGGATAATGCACACGTGACAGCCTGAACTCCCGCTCACCCGGGAGACTGTGGATGAGAGACAATTAGCTTTCTCTGAGCTCCCGGCAGAAATTGCCAATCAGCCAGCATGAGTGGGCCGTGTGCAAGACAACCTTAAATGGCGATGGCAGGTGAGTGGGCAGCTCTGAGTTCCACCCTGGGAGGGGCCGATGCTCGGCAGTGAGGAGGAGGACTTGTCCGGGCCTTTGCCGGGTCTTGGGATCAAAGGTGCGTGAACATAAGTCATCAAGCTGCTACCTCTCTCTGGGTGCTGAACCCCAAGCCTGGCCTCCTGGCGAGGGGCACAAGCATTGCCTCAGTCACCCATTCCAGCCAGAGAAAGCAAGGAGGAAGGTgctgcctggggtgcagggaaaGGCCAGTCTCTGGAGGGTTTTATTAAGTTTTACAGGGTTTCTTCATCAAAAACGTGTTAGAACAAAGGTGTTGGAGGAGAGGTGCCTGGGACTTAGGCAGGGTCTGACAAGCTTGGGGCCCAGCTGAGGACCCCTCTCCACCTGCTTCAGCCTTGTCTCTGCTTACAAATGGCCTTGGGCTCTCCTAAGCACTTTGCCATTTTGGGTCCTGCCGGAGAGGCACTCTTTAAAGGTGAGACATATGTATTGTCTATTTCTGCACACAGCTTCCCACCCCATACCTTGGGGGCAACACTGAGCCCACGGTGGGCAAGCTTCACAGAGGCTTGTCAAGGTCTAGGATCCAGCTTCTGTTCCCCGTCAGAAGTCCTAGTTGAAGGGCCTCCCAACCCCAGGGGATGAATGGAGCTGGGAggaaagtaacatttattgagctttttCTGTGTGCCACGTACTCAGTTCCTTTCATCCTAATGACAACTTCATTTCTGCGTAAGGAACAGATGCTCAGAGAAGTCAGTGGCTGTTCCCAGGGTGCTCTGGTAGGAAGCTGCAAGTACATAATAGTAAGATCTCCTTGCTGATGGGTTCTGCTCTTTTGTGCCAGGTCTGGGCAAGAAGCAGGACCACTGGCTTGTCCCTGCTGCCTCTCCACCCACATAGCACATGACAGAATTCCCTTCCCTGTTCCTGACCTCCAGTCATGGGCTTAGGCAGCCGGGCGTGCAcaggcacatgtgtgtgcacatgggttTGTTTGCCCCGAGTTGTGTGTCAATGCCCACACACTCCTACCCAAGACCTCTGTGCGTTTTAGATCATGGGTGTTTCTCCCACCTTCAGAAGTAGCTACAGAAGAAGGTGGGAGGCTGTCAGATGTAGACAGGCATGCCACTCTCCTGCTCAGGGAGGGACCACGCCTCCCGCTGCTGCCCTCCCTGGCCCCAGGGTCCTGGAAGCAGGATGAAGTGGGCAAGGGCCAGCTGAGAGGTACCTGCCTGTAAGGTGGAAGGAGACATGGCCCCCAGCTTCCTGAAGCTCCCTAAAAAGGAGTCATTGCCCCAGGAAACAAGAATGGGTACCCACTCTGCCACTGTAGCCACCAGTGCACCCCAGGATGCCCAGGGTAGGCTCTGGCCAGACCTGGGGACCAAGAAGCATGGTGTGACTGGCACAAGCTGTGGACTTGAGTAGATTCCCATCTCCTGTCACTTACCAGTTGTGTGTCTTGAGCCAAATTCTTTAATCTCTTCCaaacctcaatttcttcatctgcaaccTGGAGGTACTGGTGTTTATCTTGTAGACTAGTTATGAAGGTTAAATCAGAAGAAGACATTCAGAGTCTTTGAAGAGTTCTGGCAGGTCGCAGGTATTCAACAAGGGTGTGCGCTTCCCCGACGCAGGCAGGTGGAAAGCTACCCAACCGGACCTCCACAGCGCACTCAGACTAAGCCCAGGAAGCCCCCTGTCTTTCCCCATCTTGGTTCTGGACCAAGGCTGGACTTGCCTCCAGGGTGATGCAGCCTGGCTATGGGGTCTGAGAGAACCTGgactgggagggagggaacagcAAGACCAATGATGACATGGTCTCCCCTGGATGGGGAGGAACTCCCACGTGATGTGGTCAGGGCTGCGGTCAGGACCGTGATGGGAGGAAGTGTAGGGCCCTGTAAGATCATACGGCAGGCCCCTTAGCCAGCCAGGTGGGGGAGGCTTGGGAGGAATTCTCCGTAGGAGGTGGCTGACCTTAAGTTGTGTGTTGAAGAACAACTAGAAGTTGCTTGGGAGACAATGAGAAGGGGGACACATCAGGGCGACTTCAACCTGAAAGCACTGTGCTGTGGGCAAGGGGGATGGCAGCAAGAGAAGCCAGGAGAAATGGCTTGGGCCAGATCACATAAGGTCTTACCTGCAGGACTATGGAGCTCAGACCCAGACTTCTTAATCTCAGCAACAGGCGGCTTGGCCAGGCTGCTGGGAAAGAGAAACCCCTGTAGGGAAGTTGGCAAAAACCCAAGCTGTGCCCCACCCCAGGAGAACTTAAGCAGACCCTAGGGAGGACCGCTCCCTTCCCCAGACTGCCTTTCAACTTCCAGAGTCCTCGAGCCCACCCTGGAATTTAGAAGCTGCACTCGTTTTCGCCAttccctgcccacaccatgcagagGTGTCTGGAAACTCGCCTTATTTTCCGTTTACCAAGGGAGCCGAGGAGCCAAGGAGGAGAGATGTAGAAAGCTTGGAAAATCTACTCCACATCTCTCTGGGCTCAGAAGGACTCAGAAAATGACAGTAATCACAGCTACCCCCTATTCTACACACACACCTTTTCCAAGTATTCTGGAAGCTTCTTAGGCCAATCTCTTCCTCCTTCTATGGAGACTCACAGTCACTCACTTCCTGTGTCAGGGCCTAGAAAAGGACACTAAAGCCCAGGGACTGTAGGACAGAACCAGGAGACCCACCATGCTCAGCTCATTTGGCCTCTTGAGTCAGACAGGGGAAACAGGAGGAGGGACTAGGTTCGGCTTCTCTGCCACCTGCTTAactctgccttctcttccccagGGCTGCCCCACTGGGGCATGGCGATGAGTGAGCAGGCCCAGTGGACAAGGACGGAGAGCCACACCCAGGAAGGCAAGAAGTGATGCCCACCTAGCCCCCATGACTGCCCTAGGAGGGGGGGTCGCCAGGCCCTGGCAGGCTGCTGACCCTCAGCCTGCAAGCCGCTAAGAGCAGGACTTTAGACACTTCCTGTGGATGATCCCCTCCCCTGTGGCTCCACTATGAGGCTCCTTGTGGCCCCCCTCTTGCTAGCGTGGGTGGCTGGTGCCACTGCCACTGTGCCCGTGGTCCCCTGGCGCGTTCCCTGCCCCCCTCAGTGTGCCTGCCAGATCCGGCCCTGGTATACACCCCGCTCATCCTATCGCGAGGCCACCACCGTGGACTGCAATGATTTGTCCCTGACAGCTGTGCCCCCGGCGCTGCCCGTGGGCACGCAGACCCTGCTGCTGCAGAGCAACGGCATTGTTCGCGTGGACCGGAGTGAGCTTGGCTATCTGGCCAACCTCACGGAGCTGGACCTGTCCCAGAACAGCTTCTCAGACACCCGAGACTGTGATTTCCAtgccctgccccagctgctgagCCTGCACCTGGAGGAGAACCAGCTGACCCGGCTGGAGGACCACAGCTTTGCAGGGCTGGCCAGCCTGCAGGAGCTCTATCTCAACCACAACCAGCTGCACCGCATCGCCCCTCGGGCCTTCGCCGGCCTTGGCAACCTGCTGCGGCTGCACCTCAACTCCAACCTGCTCAGGGCCGTGGACAGCCGCTGGTTCGAGATGCTGCCCAACCTGGAGATCCTCATGATCGGGGGCAACAAGGTGGACGCCATCCTGGACATGAACTTCCGGCCCCTGGCCAACCTGCGCAGCCTGGTGCTAGCAGGCATGAACCTTCGGGACATCTCCGACTACGCCCTGGAGGGGCTACAAAGCCTGGAGAGCCTCTCCTTCTATGACAACCAGCTGGTCCGGGTGCCCAGGCGGGCACTGGAGCAGGTGCCTGGCCTCAAGTTCCTGGACCTGAACAAGAACCCCCTCCAGCAGGTGGGGCCGGGAGACTTCGCCAACATGCTGCACCTCAAGGAGCTGGGGCTAAACAACATGGAGGAGCTGGTCTCCATTGACAAGTTTGCCCTGGTCAACCTCCCCGAGCTGACCAAGCTGGACATCACTAACAACCCCCGGCTGTCCTTCATCCACCCCCGCGCCTTCCACCACCTGCCCCAGATGGAGACCCTCATGCTCAACAACAATGCGCTCAGTGCCTTGCACCGACAGACGGTGGAGTCCCTGCCCAACCTACAGGAGGTGGGTCTTCATGGCAATCCCATCCGCTGTGACTGTGTCATTCGCTGGGCCAATGCCACCGGAACCCGTGTCCGCTTCATCGAGCCACAGTCCACCCTGTGCGCCGAGCCACCAGACCTCCAGCGCCGCCCAGTTCGAGAGGTACCCTTCCGAGAGATGACAGACCACTGCCTGCCCCTCATCTCCCCCCGAAGCTTCCCCCCTGTCCTCCATGTGGCCAGTGGAGAGAGCCTGGTGCTGCATTGCCGGGCACTGGCAGAACCAGAACCTGAGATCTACTGGGTCACTCCAGCCGGGGTTCGACTGACAGCTGCCCGTGCAGGCAGGAGATACCGGGTGTACCCCGAAGGGACCCTGGAGCTGCGGA
The sequence above is drawn from the Desmodus rotundus isolate HL8 chromosome 12, HLdesRot8A.1, whole genome shotgun sequence genome and encodes:
- the LRRN2 gene encoding leucine-rich repeat neuronal protein 2, which encodes MRLLVAPLLLAWVAGATATVPVVPWRVPCPPQCACQIRPWYTPRSSYREATTVDCNDLSLTAVPPALPVGTQTLLLQSNGIVRVDRSELGYLANLTELDLSQNSFSDTRDCDFHALPQLLSLHLEENQLTRLEDHSFAGLASLQELYLNHNQLHRIAPRAFAGLGNLLRLHLNSNLLRAVDSRWFEMLPNLEILMIGGNKVDAILDMNFRPLANLRSLVLAGMNLRDISDYALEGLQSLESLSFYDNQLVRVPRRALEQVPGLKFLDLNKNPLQQVGPGDFANMLHLKELGLNNMEELVSIDKFALVNLPELTKLDITNNPRLSFIHPRAFHHLPQMETLMLNNNALSALHRQTVESLPNLQEVGLHGNPIRCDCVIRWANATGTRVRFIEPQSTLCAEPPDLQRRPVREVPFREMTDHCLPLISPRSFPPVLHVASGESLVLHCRALAEPEPEIYWVTPAGVRLTAARAGRRYRVYPEGTLELRRVMVEEAGLYTCVAQNLVGADTKTVSVVVGRAPLQLGSDKGWGLELQVQETHPYHILLSWVPPPNTISTNLTWSSTSSLQGQGATALARLPRGTHSYNITRLLQATEYWACLQVAFADAHTQLACVWARTKEATPCHRALGDRPGLIATLALAVLLLAAGLAAHFGSGQPRQGVGGRPLLPAWAFWGWGPPSVRVVSAPLVLPWNLGRKLSTSLEGETLSPPLSQNSWSSACSQQ